The Taeniopygia guttata chromosome 19, bTaeGut7.mat, whole genome shotgun sequence genome window below encodes:
- the LIG3 gene encoding DNA ligase 3 isoform X2: MPAGGGALSHAARALGRAAALLCPRPQLRLATAFSCSAGGSPGCWWQLLFQPVPVPSPKQRGVTGASPLPFPLRSACAAAETMAEQRYCVDYAKRGTAGCKKCKEKIVKGMVRIGKIVPNPFTESGGDMKEWYHVKCIFEKLDKARATTKKIEDITDLEGWEELQDEEKDTINKYIAEANSKTGGTPKKKVIVQAKLTATGQLTTKDPPKKFSGFSAKPKNSEDAPANPAQKPSLSAARCDPKHKDCLLREFRKLCAMVAEKPSYNVKTQIIQDFLRKGSAGDGFHGDVYLTIKMLLPGVIKIVYNLNDKQIVKLFSRIFNCNQEEMVRDLEQGDVSETIRIFFEQSKTCPPAAKSLLTIQEVDEFLIQLSKLTKEDDQQSVLQQISRRCTGNDLKCIIRLIKHDLKMNAGAKHVLDALDPNAYEAFKASRNLQDVVERVLQNQQEAEKVPGLKRTLSVQASLMTPVQPMLAEACKSIEYAMKKCPNGMYAEIKYDGERVQVHKNGDHFSYFSRSLKPVLPHKVAHFKDFIPQAFPGGQSMILDSEVLLIDNKTGKPLPFGTLGVHKKAAFQDANVCLFVFDCIYFNDISLMDRPLCERRKFLHDNMVEIPNRILFSEMKHVTKAADLADMITRVIREGLEGLVLKDIKGNYEPGKRHWLKVKKDYLNEGAMADTADLVVLGAFYGQGSKGGMMSIFLMGCYDPKTEKWCTVTKCAGGHDDATLARLQTELDMVKISKDPSKIPRWLKINKIYYPDFIVPDPKKAPVWEITGAEFSKAEAHTADGISIRFPRCTRIRDDKDWQTATNLQQLKELYQLSKEKADFSVTAGEEDESTAGSSGENDGNSRSSTPHSSIKSPPSKSPAKAQKEEDSKGIIGSPQKSEEKRGEKRKASEMEDNGKKPLLDIFTGVRLYLAPSVKDFDRIRRYFIAFDGDLVCEGDTASATHVLGDTAGSPGAQRVTARWIWECIRKRRLLAPC; the protein is encoded by the exons ATgcccgcgggcggcggggcgcTGTCACACGCCGCCCGCGCTCTCGGCAGGGCCGCAGCGCTGCTCTGCCCCCGCCCGCAGCTCCGCTTGGCCACAGCGTTCTCCTGCTCCGCCGGAGGCAGCCCCgggtgctggtggcagctgctgttccagcctgtccctgtgccatccccGAAGCAGCGCGGAGTTACCGGCGCGTCCCCGCTGCCGTTCCCGCTGCGCTCGGCCTGCGCGGCCGCGGAGACCATGGCAGAGCAGCGGTACTGCGTGGACTATGCCAAGCGAGGCACCGCGGGCTGCAAGAAGTGCAAGGAGAAGATCGTGAAGGGGATGGTGCGCATCGGGAAGATCGTTCCCAATCCTTTCACCGAGTCCGGAGGGGACATGAAGGAGTGGTACCATGTCAAGTGCATCTTTGAGAAGCTGGACAAAGCCCGGGCCACTACTAAGAAAATTGAAGATATCACAGATTTGGAGGGGTGGGAAGAgctgcaggatgaggagaaaGATACAATCAACAAGTACATAGCAG AAGCCAATTCCAAGACTGGAGGTACCCCAAAGAAAAAGGTGATAGTGCAGGCAAAACTCACTGCCACAGGACAGCTGACCACAAAAGATCCACCAAAGAAATTCTCTGGATTCAGTG CTAAGCCAAAGAATTCAGAAGATGCCCCTGCAAACCCTGCCCAGAAGCCCAGCCTGTCTGCAGCCAGGTGTGATCCCAAGCACAAGGACTGCCTGCTGCGGGAATTCCGCAAGCTCTGCGCCATGGTGGCTGAAAAGCCAAGCTACAATGTGAAAACTCAGATCATCCAGGACTTCCTCAGGAAGGGATCTGCAGGAG atggtTTTCATGGTGATGTATACCTGACCATTAAGATGCTGTTACCAGGTGTCATTAAAATAGTTTACAACTTGAATGATAAGCAGATTGTAAAGCTGTTCAGCAGGATTTTTAACTGCAACCAGGAAGAAATGGTCCGGGACCTGGAGCAG GGAGATGTTTCTGAGACCATACGGATCTTCTTCGAGCAGAGCAAGACCTGTCCTCCAGCAGCCAAGAGCCTCCTGACCATCCAGGAGGTCGATGAGTTCCTCATCCAGCTGTCCAAGCTCACCAAGGAGGATGACCAGCAGAGTGTCCTGCAGCAGATCAGTCGCAG GTGTACAGGCAACGACCTGAAGTGCATCATCAGGCTAATTAAGCATGACTTGAAAATGAATGCTGGAGCAAAGCACGT gttgGACGCTCTGGACCCCAACGCCTACGAGGCGTTCAAGGCCTCGCGGAACCTGCAGGACGTGGTGGAGCGGGTGCTGCAGAAccagcaggaggcagagaaggTGCCGGGGCTGAAGAGGACCCTGAGCGTGCAGGCCTCGCTCATGACCCCAGTGCAGCCCATGCTG GCTGAGGCCTGCAAGTCCATCGAGTACGCCATGAAGAAGTGTCCCAACGGGATGTACGCCGAGATCAAGTACGACGGCGAGCGCGTGCAGGTGCACAAGAACGGGGATCACTTCAGCTACTTCAGCAGGAGCCTCAAGCCTGTGCTCCCCCACAAA gtAGCCCATTTTAAGGATTTCATCCCGCAGGCTTTCCCTGGTGGGCAAAGTATGATTCTGGATTCAGAAGTTCTCCTGATTGACAATAAAACTGGCAAGCCACTTCCTTTTGGGACTCTTGGTGTGCACaag aaagctgctttccaggaTGCCAACGTTTGCCTCTTTGTGTTTGACTGCATCTACTTCAATGACATCAGCCTGATGGACAG GCCCCTGTGTGAACGGCGCAAGTTCCTCCACGACAACATGGTGGAGATCCCCAACAGGATCCTGTTCTCAGAGATGAAACATGTCACA AAAGCTGCAGATCTGGCAGACATGATCACCCGGGTCATCCGGGAGGGGCTGGAAGGGCTGGTGCTGAAGGATATAAAG GGTAATTACGAGCCAGGGAAACGCCACTGGCTGAAGGTGAAGAAGGATTATCTCAACGAGGGAGCAATGGCTGACACTGCTGACCTGGTGGTGCTGGGGGCTTTCTATGGACAAGGCAGTAAAG gtGGGATGATGTCCATCTTCCTCATGGGCTGCTACGACCCCAAGACTGAGAAGTGGTGCACGGTGACCAAGTGCGCTGGTGGCCACGATGATGCCACCCTGGCACGTCTGCAGACAGAGCTGGACATGGTGAAGATCAGCAAG GATCCTAGTAAAATTCCAAGGTGgctaaaaattaacaaaatctACTACCCAGACTTCATTGTCCCAGATCCAAAG AAAGCGCCGGTGTGGGAGATCACGGGGGCCGAGTTCTCCAAGGCCGAGGCGCACACTGCGGACGGGATCTCCATCCGCTTCCCGCGCTGCACCCGCATCCGCGACGACAAGGACTGGCAGACTGCCACcaacctgcagcagctcaag GAGCTGTACCAGCTCTCCAAGGAGAAGGCTGATTTCAGTGTTACAGCTGGGGAGGAAGATGAAtccacagctggcagcagtggAGAGAATGATGGGAATTCCAGGTCTTCCACACCTCACAGCAGTATTAAGAGTCCCCCAAGCAAGTCACCTGCAAAAGCCCAGAAGGAAGAAG ACAGCAAAGGAATCATTGGATCCCCTCAAAAATCCGAGGAGAAACGAGGGGAGAAGAGAAAAGCATCTGAGATGGAGGACAACGGGAAGAAG CCGCTGCTGGACATTTTCACGGGGGTGAGGCTCTACCTGGCGCCCTCGGTGAAGGACTTTGACCGAATCCGCCGCTACTTCATCGCCTTCGACGGGGACCTGGTGTGTGAGGGGGACACGGCCTCGGCCACCCACGTgcttggggacactgctggcagCCCCGGGGCCCAGCGGGTGACTGCCAGGTGGATCTGGGAGTGCATCCGCAAGCGCAGGCTGCTGGCCCCGTGCTAG
- the RFFL gene encoding E3 ubiquitin-protein ligase rififylin isoform X2 produces MWASCCNWFCVDGSPEEMQPPAAARAQAYSNPGYSSFPSPTAPEHSCKACGMHFDSSSSKHICLDCKKSFCTSCSNQPEGGPLLCHLCQRFRATAFQREELIKMKVKDLRDYLALREISTELCREKEDLVFLILGQQPAITQEDQIRTNTFNTSEQQDFVSHPATSPASPTSHDESSVSADSISSSEAQEHQQANGHVPPSPAYGTAAENAAEEAAAEDEIQSSDSEENPVLGRKASLSDLTSVGDISALSVRQLKEILARNFVNYKGCCEKWELLERVTRLYREKDLQHLVLDTDDQTGGAGPPSTEDNLCRICMDAPIDCVLLECGHMVTCTKCGKRMSECPICRQYVIRAVHVFRT; encoded by the exons ATGTGGGCCAGCTGCTGTAACTGGTTCTGTGTGGATGGCTCCCCCGAGGAGATGCAGCCGCCGGCGGCAGCGCGAGCCCAGGCCTATTCCAACCCCGGCTAcagctccttcccctctcccactGCTCCTGAGCATAGCTGCAAAGCCTGTGGGATGCACTTCGACAGCTCCTCCAGCAAG cacaTCTGCTTGGACTGCAAGAAGAGTTTCTGCACATCCTGCTCAAACCAGCCCGAGGGTGGGCCCCTGCTCTGCCACCTCTGCCAGCGCTTCCGAGCCACGGCTTTTCAGCGGGAGGAGCTGATCAAGATGAAGGTGAAGGATCTGCGAGATTACTTGGCCCTCCGTGAGATCTCCACAGAGCTCTGTCGTGAAAAGGAGGACCTGGTATTCCTGATCCTTGGCCAGCAGCCTGCAATTACCCAGGAAGATCAGATAAGAACAAACACATTTAATACCAGTGAACAGCAAGACTTTGTGAGTCACCCCGCAACCAGCCCAGCCTCTCCTACCTCACACGATGAGTCCTCAGTGTCTGCAGATTCCATCTCAAGTTCAGAAGCTCAGGAACACCAACAG GCCAATGGCCACGTGCCTCCGAGCCCAGCCTATGGAACAGCAGCTGAGAATGcagcagaagaagcagcagcagaggatgaGATACAG TCCAGTGACTCCGAGGAGAACCCGGTGCTGGGCAGGAAGGCCTCCCTGTCTGACCTGACGAGCGTCGGGGACATCAGCGCGCTCTCCGTGCGCCAGCTGAAGGAAATCCTCGCCCGCAACTTCGTCAACTACAAAGGCTGCTGTGAgaagtgggagctgctggagagggtcACTCGCCTCTACAGAGAGAAGGACCTTCAACATCTAG TTTTGGACACTGATGATCAAACTG gTGGTGCTGGGCCCCCCAGCACCGAGGACAACCTGTGCAGGATCTGCATGGATGCTCCCATCGACTGCGTGCTGCTGGAGTGTGGGCACATGGTGACGTGCACCAAGTGCGGGAAGCGCATGAGCGAGTGCCCCATCTGCCGCCAGTACGTCATCAGGGCCGTGCACGTCTTCAGGACATAG
- the LIG3 gene encoding DNA ligase 3 isoform X1 — translation MPAGGGALSHAARALGRAAALLCPRPQLRLATAFSCSAGGSPGCWWQLLFQPVPVPSPKQRGVTGASPLPFPLRSACAAAETMAEQRYCVDYAKRGTAGCKKCKEKIVKGMVRIGKIVPNPFTESGGDMKEWYHVKCIFEKLDKARATTKKIEDITDLEGWEELQDEEKDTINKYIAEANSKTGGTPKKKVIVQAKLTATGQLTTKDPPKKFSGFSAKPKNSEDAPANPAQKPSLSAARCDPKHKDCLLREFRKLCAMVAEKPSYNVKTQIIQDFLRKGSAGDGFHGDVYLTIKMLLPGVIKIVYNLNDKQIVKLFSRIFNCNQEEMVRDLEQGDVSETIRIFFEQSKTCPPAAKSLLTIQEVDEFLIQLSKLTKEDDQQSVLQQISRRCTGNDLKCIIRLIKHDLKMNAGAKHVLDALDPNAYEAFKASRNLQDVVERVLQNQQEAEKVPGLKRTLSVQASLMTPVQPMLAEACKSIEYAMKKCPNGMYAEIKYDGERVQVHKNGDHFSYFSRSLKPVLPHKVAHFKDFIPQAFPGGQSMILDSEVLLIDNKTGKPLPFGTLGVHKKAAFQDANVCLFVFDCIYFNDISLMDRPLCERRKFLHDNMVEIPNRILFSEMKHVTKAADLADMITRVIREGLEGLVLKDIKGNYEPGKRHWLKVKKDYLNEGAMADTADLVVLGAFYGQGSKGGMMSIFLMGCYDPKTEKWCTVTKCAGGHDDATLARLQTELDMVKISKDPSKIPRWLKINKIYYPDFIVPDPKKAPVWEITGAEFSKAEAHTADGISIRFPRCTRIRDDKDWQTATNLQQLKELYQLSKEKADFSVTAGEEDESTAGSSGENDGNSRSSTPHSSIKSPPSKSPAKAQKEEDSKGIIGSPQKSEEKRGEKRKASEMEDNGKKQPLLDIFTGVRLYLAPSVKDFDRIRRYFIAFDGDLVCEGDTASATHVLGDTAGSPGAQRVTARWIWECIRKRRLLAPC, via the exons ATgcccgcgggcggcggggcgcTGTCACACGCCGCCCGCGCTCTCGGCAGGGCCGCAGCGCTGCTCTGCCCCCGCCCGCAGCTCCGCTTGGCCACAGCGTTCTCCTGCTCCGCCGGAGGCAGCCCCgggtgctggtggcagctgctgttccagcctgtccctgtgccatccccGAAGCAGCGCGGAGTTACCGGCGCGTCCCCGCTGCCGTTCCCGCTGCGCTCGGCCTGCGCGGCCGCGGAGACCATGGCAGAGCAGCGGTACTGCGTGGACTATGCCAAGCGAGGCACCGCGGGCTGCAAGAAGTGCAAGGAGAAGATCGTGAAGGGGATGGTGCGCATCGGGAAGATCGTTCCCAATCCTTTCACCGAGTCCGGAGGGGACATGAAGGAGTGGTACCATGTCAAGTGCATCTTTGAGAAGCTGGACAAAGCCCGGGCCACTACTAAGAAAATTGAAGATATCACAGATTTGGAGGGGTGGGAAGAgctgcaggatgaggagaaaGATACAATCAACAAGTACATAGCAG AAGCCAATTCCAAGACTGGAGGTACCCCAAAGAAAAAGGTGATAGTGCAGGCAAAACTCACTGCCACAGGACAGCTGACCACAAAAGATCCACCAAAGAAATTCTCTGGATTCAGTG CTAAGCCAAAGAATTCAGAAGATGCCCCTGCAAACCCTGCCCAGAAGCCCAGCCTGTCTGCAGCCAGGTGTGATCCCAAGCACAAGGACTGCCTGCTGCGGGAATTCCGCAAGCTCTGCGCCATGGTGGCTGAAAAGCCAAGCTACAATGTGAAAACTCAGATCATCCAGGACTTCCTCAGGAAGGGATCTGCAGGAG atggtTTTCATGGTGATGTATACCTGACCATTAAGATGCTGTTACCAGGTGTCATTAAAATAGTTTACAACTTGAATGATAAGCAGATTGTAAAGCTGTTCAGCAGGATTTTTAACTGCAACCAGGAAGAAATGGTCCGGGACCTGGAGCAG GGAGATGTTTCTGAGACCATACGGATCTTCTTCGAGCAGAGCAAGACCTGTCCTCCAGCAGCCAAGAGCCTCCTGACCATCCAGGAGGTCGATGAGTTCCTCATCCAGCTGTCCAAGCTCACCAAGGAGGATGACCAGCAGAGTGTCCTGCAGCAGATCAGTCGCAG GTGTACAGGCAACGACCTGAAGTGCATCATCAGGCTAATTAAGCATGACTTGAAAATGAATGCTGGAGCAAAGCACGT gttgGACGCTCTGGACCCCAACGCCTACGAGGCGTTCAAGGCCTCGCGGAACCTGCAGGACGTGGTGGAGCGGGTGCTGCAGAAccagcaggaggcagagaaggTGCCGGGGCTGAAGAGGACCCTGAGCGTGCAGGCCTCGCTCATGACCCCAGTGCAGCCCATGCTG GCTGAGGCCTGCAAGTCCATCGAGTACGCCATGAAGAAGTGTCCCAACGGGATGTACGCCGAGATCAAGTACGACGGCGAGCGCGTGCAGGTGCACAAGAACGGGGATCACTTCAGCTACTTCAGCAGGAGCCTCAAGCCTGTGCTCCCCCACAAA gtAGCCCATTTTAAGGATTTCATCCCGCAGGCTTTCCCTGGTGGGCAAAGTATGATTCTGGATTCAGAAGTTCTCCTGATTGACAATAAAACTGGCAAGCCACTTCCTTTTGGGACTCTTGGTGTGCACaag aaagctgctttccaggaTGCCAACGTTTGCCTCTTTGTGTTTGACTGCATCTACTTCAATGACATCAGCCTGATGGACAG GCCCCTGTGTGAACGGCGCAAGTTCCTCCACGACAACATGGTGGAGATCCCCAACAGGATCCTGTTCTCAGAGATGAAACATGTCACA AAAGCTGCAGATCTGGCAGACATGATCACCCGGGTCATCCGGGAGGGGCTGGAAGGGCTGGTGCTGAAGGATATAAAG GGTAATTACGAGCCAGGGAAACGCCACTGGCTGAAGGTGAAGAAGGATTATCTCAACGAGGGAGCAATGGCTGACACTGCTGACCTGGTGGTGCTGGGGGCTTTCTATGGACAAGGCAGTAAAG gtGGGATGATGTCCATCTTCCTCATGGGCTGCTACGACCCCAAGACTGAGAAGTGGTGCACGGTGACCAAGTGCGCTGGTGGCCACGATGATGCCACCCTGGCACGTCTGCAGACAGAGCTGGACATGGTGAAGATCAGCAAG GATCCTAGTAAAATTCCAAGGTGgctaaaaattaacaaaatctACTACCCAGACTTCATTGTCCCAGATCCAAAG AAAGCGCCGGTGTGGGAGATCACGGGGGCCGAGTTCTCCAAGGCCGAGGCGCACACTGCGGACGGGATCTCCATCCGCTTCCCGCGCTGCACCCGCATCCGCGACGACAAGGACTGGCAGACTGCCACcaacctgcagcagctcaag GAGCTGTACCAGCTCTCCAAGGAGAAGGCTGATTTCAGTGTTACAGCTGGGGAGGAAGATGAAtccacagctggcagcagtggAGAGAATGATGGGAATTCCAGGTCTTCCACACCTCACAGCAGTATTAAGAGTCCCCCAAGCAAGTCACCTGCAAAAGCCCAGAAGGAAGAAG ACAGCAAAGGAATCATTGGATCCCCTCAAAAATCCGAGGAGAAACGAGGGGAGAAGAGAAAAGCATCTGAGATGGAGGACAACGGGAAGAAG CAGCCGCTGCTGGACATTTTCACGGGGGTGAGGCTCTACCTGGCGCCCTCGGTGAAGGACTTTGACCGAATCCGCCGCTACTTCATCGCCTTCGACGGGGACCTGGTGTGTGAGGGGGACACGGCCTCGGCCACCCACGTgcttggggacactgctggcagCCCCGGGGCCCAGCGGGTGACTGCCAGGTGGATCTGGGAGTGCATCCGCAAGCGCAGGCTGCTGGCCCCGTGCTAG
- the RFFL gene encoding E3 ubiquitin-protein ligase rififylin isoform X1, with amino-acid sequence MWASCCNWFCVDGSPEEMQPPAAARAQAYSNPGYSSFPSPTAPEHSCKACGMHFDSSSSKHICLDCKKSFCTSCSNQPEGGPLLCHLCQRFRATAFQREELIKMKVKDLRDYLALREISTELCREKEDLVFLILGQQPAITQEDQIRTNTFNTSEQQDFVSHPATSPASPTSHDESSVSADSISSSEAQEHQQANGHVPPSPAYGTAAENAAEEAAAEDEIQSSDSEENPVLGRKASLSDLTSVGDISALSVRQLKEILARNFVNYKGCCEKWELLERVTRLYREKDLQHLAFQILTKSLSSSVAVLDTDDQTGGAGPPSTEDNLCRICMDAPIDCVLLECGHMVTCTKCGKRMSECPICRQYVIRAVHVFRT; translated from the exons ATGTGGGCCAGCTGCTGTAACTGGTTCTGTGTGGATGGCTCCCCCGAGGAGATGCAGCCGCCGGCGGCAGCGCGAGCCCAGGCCTATTCCAACCCCGGCTAcagctccttcccctctcccactGCTCCTGAGCATAGCTGCAAAGCCTGTGGGATGCACTTCGACAGCTCCTCCAGCAAG cacaTCTGCTTGGACTGCAAGAAGAGTTTCTGCACATCCTGCTCAAACCAGCCCGAGGGTGGGCCCCTGCTCTGCCACCTCTGCCAGCGCTTCCGAGCCACGGCTTTTCAGCGGGAGGAGCTGATCAAGATGAAGGTGAAGGATCTGCGAGATTACTTGGCCCTCCGTGAGATCTCCACAGAGCTCTGTCGTGAAAAGGAGGACCTGGTATTCCTGATCCTTGGCCAGCAGCCTGCAATTACCCAGGAAGATCAGATAAGAACAAACACATTTAATACCAGTGAACAGCAAGACTTTGTGAGTCACCCCGCAACCAGCCCAGCCTCTCCTACCTCACACGATGAGTCCTCAGTGTCTGCAGATTCCATCTCAAGTTCAGAAGCTCAGGAACACCAACAG GCCAATGGCCACGTGCCTCCGAGCCCAGCCTATGGAACAGCAGCTGAGAATGcagcagaagaagcagcagcagaggatgaGATACAG TCCAGTGACTCCGAGGAGAACCCGGTGCTGGGCAGGAAGGCCTCCCTGTCTGACCTGACGAGCGTCGGGGACATCAGCGCGCTCTCCGTGCGCCAGCTGAAGGAAATCCTCGCCCGCAACTTCGTCAACTACAAAGGCTGCTGTGAgaagtgggagctgctggagagggtcACTCGCCTCTACAGAGAGAAGGACCTTCAACATCTAG CTTTTCAGATTCTCACTAAATCCCTCTCTTCTTCTGTTGCAGTTTTGGACACTGATGATCAAACTG gTGGTGCTGGGCCCCCCAGCACCGAGGACAACCTGTGCAGGATCTGCATGGATGCTCCCATCGACTGCGTGCTGCTGGAGTGTGGGCACATGGTGACGTGCACCAAGTGCGGGAAGCGCATGAGCGAGTGCCCCATCTGCCGCCAGTACGTCATCAGGGCCGTGCACGTCTTCAGGACATAG
- the LIG3 gene encoding DNA ligase 3 isoform X3, with translation MAEQRYCVDYAKRGTAGCKKCKEKIVKGMVRIGKIVPNPFTESGGDMKEWYHVKCIFEKLDKARATTKKIEDITDLEGWEELQDEEKDTINKYIAEANSKTGGTPKKKVIVQAKLTATGQLTTKDPPKKFSGFSAKPKNSEDAPANPAQKPSLSAARCDPKHKDCLLREFRKLCAMVAEKPSYNVKTQIIQDFLRKGSAGDGFHGDVYLTIKMLLPGVIKIVYNLNDKQIVKLFSRIFNCNQEEMVRDLEQGDVSETIRIFFEQSKTCPPAAKSLLTIQEVDEFLIQLSKLTKEDDQQSVLQQISRRCTGNDLKCIIRLIKHDLKMNAGAKHVLDALDPNAYEAFKASRNLQDVVERVLQNQQEAEKVPGLKRTLSVQASLMTPVQPMLAEACKSIEYAMKKCPNGMYAEIKYDGERVQVHKNGDHFSYFSRSLKPVLPHKVAHFKDFIPQAFPGGQSMILDSEVLLIDNKTGKPLPFGTLGVHKKAAFQDANVCLFVFDCIYFNDISLMDRPLCERRKFLHDNMVEIPNRILFSEMKHVTKAADLADMITRVIREGLEGLVLKDIKGNYEPGKRHWLKVKKDYLNEGAMADTADLVVLGAFYGQGSKGGMMSIFLMGCYDPKTEKWCTVTKCAGGHDDATLARLQTELDMVKISKDPSKIPRWLKINKIYYPDFIVPDPKKAPVWEITGAEFSKAEAHTADGISIRFPRCTRIRDDKDWQTATNLQQLKELYQLSKEKADFSVTAGEEDESTAGSSGENDGNSRSSTPHSSIKSPPSKSPAKAQKEEDSKGIIGSPQKSEEKRGEKRKASEMEDNGKKQPLLDIFTGVRLYLAPSVKDFDRIRRYFIAFDGDLVCEGDTASATHVLGDTAGSPGAQRVTARWIWECIRKRRLLAPC, from the exons ATGGCAGAGCAGCGGTACTGCGTGGACTATGCCAAGCGAGGCACCGCGGGCTGCAAGAAGTGCAAGGAGAAGATCGTGAAGGGGATGGTGCGCATCGGGAAGATCGTTCCCAATCCTTTCACCGAGTCCGGAGGGGACATGAAGGAGTGGTACCATGTCAAGTGCATCTTTGAGAAGCTGGACAAAGCCCGGGCCACTACTAAGAAAATTGAAGATATCACAGATTTGGAGGGGTGGGAAGAgctgcaggatgaggagaaaGATACAATCAACAAGTACATAGCAG AAGCCAATTCCAAGACTGGAGGTACCCCAAAGAAAAAGGTGATAGTGCAGGCAAAACTCACTGCCACAGGACAGCTGACCACAAAAGATCCACCAAAGAAATTCTCTGGATTCAGTG CTAAGCCAAAGAATTCAGAAGATGCCCCTGCAAACCCTGCCCAGAAGCCCAGCCTGTCTGCAGCCAGGTGTGATCCCAAGCACAAGGACTGCCTGCTGCGGGAATTCCGCAAGCTCTGCGCCATGGTGGCTGAAAAGCCAAGCTACAATGTGAAAACTCAGATCATCCAGGACTTCCTCAGGAAGGGATCTGCAGGAG atggtTTTCATGGTGATGTATACCTGACCATTAAGATGCTGTTACCAGGTGTCATTAAAATAGTTTACAACTTGAATGATAAGCAGATTGTAAAGCTGTTCAGCAGGATTTTTAACTGCAACCAGGAAGAAATGGTCCGGGACCTGGAGCAG GGAGATGTTTCTGAGACCATACGGATCTTCTTCGAGCAGAGCAAGACCTGTCCTCCAGCAGCCAAGAGCCTCCTGACCATCCAGGAGGTCGATGAGTTCCTCATCCAGCTGTCCAAGCTCACCAAGGAGGATGACCAGCAGAGTGTCCTGCAGCAGATCAGTCGCAG GTGTACAGGCAACGACCTGAAGTGCATCATCAGGCTAATTAAGCATGACTTGAAAATGAATGCTGGAGCAAAGCACGT gttgGACGCTCTGGACCCCAACGCCTACGAGGCGTTCAAGGCCTCGCGGAACCTGCAGGACGTGGTGGAGCGGGTGCTGCAGAAccagcaggaggcagagaaggTGCCGGGGCTGAAGAGGACCCTGAGCGTGCAGGCCTCGCTCATGACCCCAGTGCAGCCCATGCTG GCTGAGGCCTGCAAGTCCATCGAGTACGCCATGAAGAAGTGTCCCAACGGGATGTACGCCGAGATCAAGTACGACGGCGAGCGCGTGCAGGTGCACAAGAACGGGGATCACTTCAGCTACTTCAGCAGGAGCCTCAAGCCTGTGCTCCCCCACAAA gtAGCCCATTTTAAGGATTTCATCCCGCAGGCTTTCCCTGGTGGGCAAAGTATGATTCTGGATTCAGAAGTTCTCCTGATTGACAATAAAACTGGCAAGCCACTTCCTTTTGGGACTCTTGGTGTGCACaag aaagctgctttccaggaTGCCAACGTTTGCCTCTTTGTGTTTGACTGCATCTACTTCAATGACATCAGCCTGATGGACAG GCCCCTGTGTGAACGGCGCAAGTTCCTCCACGACAACATGGTGGAGATCCCCAACAGGATCCTGTTCTCAGAGATGAAACATGTCACA AAAGCTGCAGATCTGGCAGACATGATCACCCGGGTCATCCGGGAGGGGCTGGAAGGGCTGGTGCTGAAGGATATAAAG GGTAATTACGAGCCAGGGAAACGCCACTGGCTGAAGGTGAAGAAGGATTATCTCAACGAGGGAGCAATGGCTGACACTGCTGACCTGGTGGTGCTGGGGGCTTTCTATGGACAAGGCAGTAAAG gtGGGATGATGTCCATCTTCCTCATGGGCTGCTACGACCCCAAGACTGAGAAGTGGTGCACGGTGACCAAGTGCGCTGGTGGCCACGATGATGCCACCCTGGCACGTCTGCAGACAGAGCTGGACATGGTGAAGATCAGCAAG GATCCTAGTAAAATTCCAAGGTGgctaaaaattaacaaaatctACTACCCAGACTTCATTGTCCCAGATCCAAAG AAAGCGCCGGTGTGGGAGATCACGGGGGCCGAGTTCTCCAAGGCCGAGGCGCACACTGCGGACGGGATCTCCATCCGCTTCCCGCGCTGCACCCGCATCCGCGACGACAAGGACTGGCAGACTGCCACcaacctgcagcagctcaag GAGCTGTACCAGCTCTCCAAGGAGAAGGCTGATTTCAGTGTTACAGCTGGGGAGGAAGATGAAtccacagctggcagcagtggAGAGAATGATGGGAATTCCAGGTCTTCCACACCTCACAGCAGTATTAAGAGTCCCCCAAGCAAGTCACCTGCAAAAGCCCAGAAGGAAGAAG ACAGCAAAGGAATCATTGGATCCCCTCAAAAATCCGAGGAGAAACGAGGGGAGAAGAGAAAAGCATCTGAGATGGAGGACAACGGGAAGAAG CAGCCGCTGCTGGACATTTTCACGGGGGTGAGGCTCTACCTGGCGCCCTCGGTGAAGGACTTTGACCGAATCCGCCGCTACTTCATCGCCTTCGACGGGGACCTGGTGTGTGAGGGGGACACGGCCTCGGCCACCCACGTgcttggggacactgctggcagCCCCGGGGCCCAGCGGGTGACTGCCAGGTGGATCTGGGAGTGCATCCGCAAGCGCAGGCTGCTGGCCCCGTGCTAG